The Ralstonia pseudosolanacearum genome includes the window CCCGCATCGCGGCGGTGCAGGTGCAATCGCCACGGCCGCCACAGGGCCAGCAGGATCGCCGCACCGACGGTGATCCGGTACGTCACCGTGCCGGCTGCGCCCAGCGCAGGAAACAGGGTCTTGGCGAAGGAATTGCCGACGCAGACGGAGACCATGGAGCCGAGCAGCGCCAGCATCGGCATCCAGAGCGAGGGGCGGCCGGCCGAAGATGTCGGGGCGGCGGTGGAAGGCGAGCTCATGTGTGTGGCTGCAGGCGGGGGACGCCCCAGCATAGCCGTGAACGTGGAGAAAAAATTTCGTAAAGCATGGGTCGTGGCATGGTTCTTCTCGAAATTCTGCGAAAAAATGAAAGGATCGAGTCCCCACCCAGAGGCCATCGCCATGCAGCTCGACCGGCGCGATATCCAGCTACTGAACCTGATGCAGGACGATGCCACCCTGCCGCTGCGCGCGCTGGCCGAGCGCGTGCACATGTCGGTGGCGACCTGCCAGCGGCGCATCGCCCAGATGCGCGCGGAGGGCATCCTGCTGCGGCAGGTCGCGCTGGTGGACCGGGTGCGCGTCGGCCGCCCGCTGACGGTGTTCGTGTGGGTGGCGCTGGACCGCCAGCACAGTGCCGCGCTGCGCGATTTCGAGCGCAAGATGAGCGCGGAGCCCGATGTGCTGGCGTGCTACGAGATATCCGGCGAGGCGGATTTCCTGCTGTCGGTCAACGCCGCCTCGATGGAGGCCTACCACGCCTTTACGCGGCGCGTGTTCATCGCCGCCAACAACGTGCGCGGCTTCAAGAGCAACTTCGTCATGCACTGCGCGAAGTACGAGACCAAGATTCCCATCGCCGAGCCCGAGGCCGGCTGAGCCGCGGCGGTCAGGCCGCC containing:
- a CDS encoding Lrp/AsnC family transcriptional regulator; the encoded protein is MQLDRRDIQLLNLMQDDATLPLRALAERVHMSVATCQRRIAQMRAEGILLRQVALVDRVRVGRPLTVFVWVALDRQHSAALRDFERKMSAEPDVLACYEISGEADFLLSVNAASMEAYHAFTRRVFIAANNVRGFKSNFVMHCAKYETKIPIAEPEAG